From one Planococcus citri chromosome 3, ihPlaCitr1.1, whole genome shotgun sequence genomic stretch:
- the MCU gene encoding uncharacterized protein MCU isoform X1, whose product MSNPESAATMEPECFLVSPFPLKRLASQEMSLVLWRHVVDRHRDDDNLRLDAAWFVLKTFESGTVIEIPSILSEMIDDCMWDPTAASISDWCQYHDDHIFFDSSLQSGILNCIDEFVLKPDGTINYLLTAKNIIKNGKLNAVEKYRFACANCLVDDVKSLWPLVRDDPRVMEYDSRETILIRYWTCVMEGGSPPLPGHNPKSFEGFVVDLQNMEWAAVEYFWETFTEDEQIAVAKKLLEVRRRNETAILYTFLFKLNKIQIRKLLEKVHVGEVIFETVLYTPWRVDEMYKIWKYMKWFISPSNFRGILNVLVKDGFISKNKREIAPLLFSIWFTASGELRKSIVNDMEAVEEIFRNLHQKSYESGKLEDYDLFMGFFEAVLWGLDFQSRNSLWLKFWPNIIVGTPISSLDFMMKICFDNDGEITEFKQIRMMNFDEMHDFCYLLIKNGHFSKLNEYLEFCSSNIHYVSTLKRQIIAAPLTLDAFFWQSSVEFNNFWRTHLDDGLSPRMRSMLLEREQRTAIGEKFVNFDKFVDSAFFDEGDARNFKKKLLMSSVALQGVYAESDKTLLGISWE is encoded by the coding sequence ATGAGTAATCCCGAGAGTGCAGCAACAATGGAACCAGAATGTTTCCTCGTATCACCTTTTCCATTAAAAAGATTAGCTTCTCAAGAGATGTCGTTGGTGCTTTGGCGACACGTCGTTGATAGACATCGCGATGATGACAACTTACGTCTAGATGCTGCTTGGTTCGTTCTAAAAACGTTCGAATCCGGAACCGTTATCGAAATACCATCAATTTTATCAGAAATGATCGACGATTGTATGTGGGACCCAACAGCTGCATCGATTTCGGATTGGTGTCAGTATCACGATGATCATATTTTCTTCGATTCTAGTCTGCAATCTGGCATTTTGAATTGTATCGATGAATTCGTATTGAAACCCGATGGTACTATTAATTACCTCCTTACTgctaaaaatatcatcaaaaatggcaaattgaACGCGGTGGAAAAGTACCGATTCGCTTGTGCCAATTGCCTCGTAGACGATGTCAAAAGCTTATGGCCTCTGGTACGTGATGATCCTCGAGTAATGGAATATGACTCGCGTGAAACCATTTTGATTCGTTATTGGACATGCGTGATGGAAGGCGGATCTCCACCGTTGCCTGGTCATAATCCTAAATCATTCGAAGGTTTCGTGGTTGATTTGCAGAATATGGAATGGGCAGCAGTCGAGTATTTTTGGGAAACGTTTACCGAAGACGAACAAATCGCTGTTGCCAAAAAACTACTGGAAGTTCGCAGACGAAACGAAACAGCAATCTTGTATACgtttttgttcaagttgaataaaatacagatacgaaaattactggaaaaagtTCACGTCGGTGAAGTGATATTCGAGACGGTTTTATACACACCTTGGAGAGTCGAcgaaatgtacaaaatttggaAGTACATGAAATGGTTCATCTCTCCGAGCAATTTTCGAGGTATTCTGAACGTATTAGTGAAGGACGGTTTCATCAGCAAGAACAAACGCGAAATCGCTCCGCTTCTTTTCAGTATTTGGTTTACTGCATCGGGTGAGTTAAGGAAGTCTATTGTAAACGATATGGAAGCAGtggaagaaatttttcgaaatttacatcAGAAGAGTTACGAGAGTGGGAAACTTGAGGATTACGATCTCTTCATGGGGTTTTTTGAAGCCGTACTGTGGGGATTGGATTTTCAATCGAGGAATTCGCTgtggctgaaattttggccgaatATCATCGTCGGCACTCCGATTAGTAGTTTGgatttcatgatgaaaatatgTTTCGACAACGATGGCGAAATAACCGAGTTCAAGCAGATTCgtatgatgaattttgatgaaatgcacgATTTTTGCTATCTTCTGAtcaaaaacggtcatttttcaaaactaaacgaATATTTAGAGTTTTGTTCGTCCAACATTCACTACGTTTCAACACTGAAGCGACAAATTATCGCGGCGCCTCTAACTTTGGATGCTTTTTTCTGGCAAAGCTCCgttgaatttaataatttctggAGAACGCACTTAGATGATGGTTTATCACCTCGAATGCGGTCGATGCTCCTTGAACGTGAACAGCGAACCgcaattggtgaaaaattcgtTAATTTCGATAAATTCGTCGATAGTGCCTTTTTTGACGAAGGTGAtgcgagaaatttcaaaaaaaaattactcatgtcTTCTGTGGCGTTACAAGGAGTCTACGCGGAGTCCGATAAGACCCTGTTGGGTATAAGCTGGGAATAA